The following proteins are encoded in a genomic region of Roseinatronobacter sp. S2:
- the uvrC gene encoding excinuclease ABC subunit UvrC produces MSDTSPPIDTPDASQRGHACIQSYLKSLDNSPGVYRMLNEKSEVLYVGKARSLRMRVSNYARPSGHSARIARMISETTSMMFLTTRTETEALLLEQNLIKQLKPRYNVLLRDDKSFPYILLPKDHAFPQLRKHRGRRSVKGSYFGPFASAGAVNRTLNQLQRVFLLRNCTDSVFHSRTRPCLLYQIKRCSAPCVGYVSEDDYAGLVADAERFLSGKSTRIQAQLAKDMQAASDGMEFERAAALRDRIRALTNVQQSQGVNPRGVTEADVIALHLEKGQACVQVFFIRANQSWGNRDFYPATGAGAEEPEILEAFLTQFYDGKEPPRLLLLSHELENADLVAAALGERAGRKVELAVPQRGEKAELVENALRNARESLAMRMASTAAQGRLLDGLAAAFGLDGPPDRVEVYDNSHIQGTDAVGAMIVAGRDGFIKSQYRKFNIRGDSLTPGDDFGMMKEVLTRRFQRLLKEDPDRQGDTWPDLLLIDGGAGQVSVVAEIMADLGVDDIPVVGVAKGIDRDAGKEEFHRPGQRPFALRHNDPILYFVQRLRDEAHRFAIGTHRAKRAKAVNASPLDDIPGVGAGRKRALLAHFGSAKAVARAGLSDLQAVGGISETLAQVIHDHLNAR; encoded by the coding sequence ATGTCGGACACTAGCCCGCCTATCGATACACCAGACGCTTCCCAGCGCGGTCATGCCTGCATTCAGTCCTATCTGAAATCGCTTGATAACTCGCCTGGCGTGTATCGCATGCTGAACGAAAAATCCGAAGTTCTGTATGTGGGCAAGGCGCGCAGCCTGCGCATGCGGGTGTCCAATTACGCGCGCCCGTCCGGGCATTCGGCACGCATTGCGCGGATGATCTCGGAAACCACCAGCATGATGTTTCTGACCACGCGCACCGAAACCGAAGCCCTGCTGCTGGAGCAGAACCTGATCAAGCAGCTAAAGCCGCGCTACAATGTGCTGCTGCGCGACGACAAAAGCTTTCCCTATATCCTGCTGCCCAAAGACCACGCATTTCCGCAATTGCGCAAGCATCGCGGGCGGCGGTCGGTGAAGGGCAGCTATTTCGGCCCCTTTGCCAGCGCGGGCGCGGTCAACCGCACCCTCAACCAGTTGCAGCGCGTGTTCTTGCTGCGCAACTGCACCGATTCCGTGTTTCACAGCCGCACGCGGCCCTGTTTGCTGTATCAGATCAAACGCTGTAGCGCGCCCTGCGTGGGCTATGTGAGTGAGGACGACTATGCAGGGCTGGTGGCCGATGCAGAACGCTTCCTGTCAGGCAAAAGCACGCGCATTCAGGCGCAACTGGCCAAGGATATGCAGGCCGCATCCGACGGGATGGAATTTGAACGCGCCGCAGCCTTGCGCGACCGTATTCGTGCGCTGACCAATGTGCAGCAATCCCAGGGCGTGAACCCGCGCGGCGTGACCGAAGCCGATGTGATCGCCCTGCATCTGGAAAAGGGGCAAGCCTGCGTGCAGGTGTTTTTCATCCGCGCCAATCAAAGCTGGGGCAACCGCGACTTTTACCCCGCGACGGGTGCCGGTGCGGAAGAACCCGAAATTCTGGAAGCGTTCCTGACGCAGTTTTACGACGGCAAGGAACCCCCGCGATTGCTGCTTTTGTCGCATGAGTTGGAAAACGCCGATCTGGTCGCGGCAGCCCTTGGTGAACGCGCGGGCCGCAAGGTGGAACTGGCCGTGCCCCAGCGTGGCGAGAAGGCGGAACTGGTGGAAAACGCGCTGCGCAATGCGCGCGAAAGTCTGGCCATGCGCATGGCGTCCACCGCCGCGCAGGGGCGTTTGCTGGACGGGCTTGCGGCGGCCTTCGGGCTGGATGGCCCGCCCGACCGTGTCGAAGTGTATGACAATAGCCATATTCAAGGCACAGATGCCGTGGGTGCCATGATTGTGGCAGGGCGCGACGGGTTCATCAAAAGCCAGTATCGCAAGTTCAACATTCGCGGCGACAGTCTGACGCCCGGCGATGATTTCGGCATGATGAAGGAAGTTCTGACCCGCCGCTTTCAACGCCTGCTGAAAGAAGACCCGGACCGTCAGGGCGACACATGGCCCGACCTGCTGCTGATTGACGGCGGCGCGGGTCAGGTCAGCGTGGTGGCCGAAATCATGGCCGATCTGGGGGTCGATGACATTCCGGTTGTGGGCGTGGCCAAGGGCATTGACCGCGACGCAGGCAAGGAAGAATTCCACCGCCCCGGCCAGCGCCCCTTCGCGTTGCGCCACAACGACCCCATCTTGTATTTCGTCCAGCGCCTGCGCGATGAAGCGCACCGTTTCGCCATTGGCACGCACCGCGCGAAACGCGCAAAA